From the Balearica regulorum gibbericeps isolate bBalReg1 chromosome 4, bBalReg1.pri, whole genome shotgun sequence genome, one window contains:
- the LOC142601522 gene encoding alveolar macrophage chemotactic factor-like, with product MAARAALLLGLLLATHRPGDAALLEANSNLSCRCARTTRAFIHPWKYSSIEVRPVGSSCRRLEVVIKLKSQERVCVDPDTSWVKKLLQDLPNLRKKEPPR from the exons ATGGCTGCGCGGGCggccctgctgctggggctgctgctggcgaCCCACCGCCCCGGGGATGCAG ctctcctggaAGCCAACAGCAACCTGAGCTGCCGCTGTGCCAGGACCACCAGGGCCTTCATCCACCCATGGAAATACAGCAGCATCGAGGTCCGGCCGGTGGGGAGCAGCTGCCGGCGCCTCGAGGTGGT GATTAAGTTAAAAAGCCAGGAGAGGGTCTGCGTGGATCCTGACACCTCTTGGGTGAAGAAACTCCTGCAGGACCTCCCTAACCT gaggaagaaagagccTCCCCGCTGA
- the LOC142601521 gene encoding C-X-C motif chemokine 2-like has protein sequence MRLLPAALALALLLSNSVPGGGLSLESLLTNMKCKCIKSTAQIINLGLILAIDVTPPGIHCRRKEIVLTLKKNKKVCVAPEAPWIQLLVRKLMQRTITKKEGAARPRREAERWAGGAERWCRPPRRPPAPSLPLSAYDNK, from the exons ATGCGGCTGCTGCCGGCGGCActggccctggccctgctcctgAGCAACTCGGTGCCGGGGGGCG GTCTGTCGCTGGAGAGCCTGCTGACCAACATGAAGTGCAAGTGCATCAAATCGACCGCCCAGATCATCAACTTGGGGCTCATCCTCGCCATCGATGTTACGCCGCCGGGGATTcactgcaggaggaaggagatcGT CCTCaccctgaagaaaaacaagaaggtGTGCGTGGCCCCCGAGGCGCCCTGGATCCAGCTGCTCGTCCGCAAGCTGATGCAGAG GACCATCACCAAAAAAGAAGGGGCGGCGCGGCCGCGGCGGGAAGCGGAgcggtgggctgggggggcggagCGGTGGTGCCGACCCCCTCGCAgaccccctgccccatccctcccgCTCTCTGCATACGATAATAAATAA